In Planktothrix sp. FACHB-1365, the genomic stretch TTCCATCTACACTCCAATGAATAAGAGTTTGAGACTATTCCAGAAGGTCAATATTTGGGGAGAAAAAAACTCCTCTAAAAGTAGACTTTTTTCCATCGGCATCTTAGCGGTTAATCTTCCCCTACTCGGTTCGACACTTTATTTAATCTTACATCCCCAATTTCCCTTGGGAAAAGAAATTTTTGCCGTTGTTTTTTTAAGTACAATTGCTGGATTTATTTTATTAAATCATAAAATAAGCCAAGTTGAACAGTCTATTATTAAGGCAACAACAGCTTTAAATTCCTATTGTGAAACAGGAGAGATTTTAAACTGTAATTCTAGTCGTTATTATGAACTTGAAAACTTGTTTAAAGCTATTGAATATAACCTTCAAAAAAGTGAGCAGAGAATTGTAGATCTTGAAACTATAATTGGCTCTCGACAAGAAGAATTTTTTCAAATTATTCTGGAACAAGAAACCGCAGAAAGTCATCTCCGTCAATGTTTGGGTATCGCATCCCGTCATCATTTACCTTTATGTATTGCCTTAGTAAAGATTGAAGGGATTGATTTACTTGAAAATTCAGATCCTTTAACCCCTCAACCCCCGGAAGCAACGGCTCTAATTCATAAATTTCAACAGCTTTTACGAGAAAGTGATTGGGCTGTTCATTGGGGAGATCAGGAATTTTTATTAGCGATCTTTTCAGAATTACCCGGAACCCAACTAGCACTCAGTCGCATTTTAAATCATTTCTTAACCGACCCAGAAACACTTCCCAGCACTCCGCCTCAATGTTCGATGTATATTGGATTTACAGCAGTCCAACCTAATGAACATTATCGCGCCTGTATTGAACGCACAAATCAAGCCTTACAAAAAGCCAAAACCACAGGAGAAAATTGTGTTTATGTGTGAGGAAGGTTGAGGGTTGACTGTTAATAGAAGACTTATCATCTCTATTGATTCAGTCTTCCTTTATAATTTAAATAGTGAACCAGTGATTAATTCCAAATCCAACTGCACGATTATAGAATAAAAGTTCAGAGGCTATTTTTAAAGCGGATTTTTGACCTATATTGGTTTCAA encodes the following:
- a CDS encoding diguanylate cyclase domain-containing protein; amino-acid sequence: MNKSLRLFQKVNIWGEKNSSKSRLFSIGILAVNLPLLGSTLYLILHPQFPLGKEIFAVVFLSTIAGFILLNHKISQVEQSIIKATTALNSYCETGEILNCNSSRYYELENLFKAIEYNLQKSEQRIVDLETIIGSRQEEFFQIILEQETAESHLRQCLGIASRHHLPLCIALVKIEGIDLLENSDPLTPQPPEATALIHKFQQLLRESDWAVHWGDQEFLLAIFSELPGTQLALSRILNHFLTDPETLPSTPPQCSMYIGFTAVQPNEHYRACIERTNQALQKAKTTGENCVYV